The DNA window ttagatgttttagttcgttttctttttctgctgcatttcaatagacaattgtttttatttgtttttaagtcatggaactgtgtattaatttgtcatagtgtgtattCGGGCTGATTTCTAGACCGagattaatacatgctatagttcgaaaattggtgtaaatttctggacgtgacacCCCTCCTATATTCTACCTTGCAGTTGATACGCCTTCCTCGTGCGACGATGGTGACAATGTTGTCCTTGAGCACAACATCGAGATGATCGATAGTCCCTCCGGCTATAGTGGCATTCTCCTCATGTGGGTAGGAAAAGGAGGCATAGAGCACACGACGTGTAGTGGCTACTCGATATCTGGCACTCGCTACTAGAGATGTAATTTTTACGCAGGACCCCTTAATGTCCCAAGTGGGCCATAGGAGCCGCATCTATGATAGGCTAGATTAGGGGAGAATGACCCGCATgtgaaaacataaaatagCATGTGAGTCGCTTGAGCTAGCCACCTTTGAATATATGTTTACCTAGGCATGCCTCTAGGCCATCTGCCAAAGTTAATCACCCTCCATATGCTaatctaagtttattttcaccTAAAGTTTCTCAATCCAACACATAGCAACAAGAGATTTGAtctggtccaacaaaaagtatctcgaggtaccaaatcgtttcccaccattggatctagctaagtacgtaggatgtgcactgttagatccaacaatcaaaaatgatttggtaccgtgaTGTACTGGTACCtggagatactttttattggactgaagTAAATCTCTATCAACAAATACCGATTTTTATGCCTCTTAGACGAGTTTGCAAGCAGCCCCTTCTTAGACAAAAGAGTTCAGTCCAATAAAACGTATTTCAAAGtattggtatctcaaggtaccaaatcatttctgatcattggatctaaaagtacacatcctacttagctaaATCTAATtgtgaaaaacgatttggtatctcgagatattttttgttggaccggagcaaatcttaAGACATAAAACACACATATAGTGGATGGCATGGAGGGTGCTGTAAAATGGCAGAGCCCCTAAACCCCCCATCTCTCGCCTAGCTCAACAACATTTGCAAGCGGCACCTGCCACGAGAATGTACCACACTCCGTCCAACAGTCGTCACTCTGTCCCTATCGTTGGCTGCCACGTTAGATTTCACACCTAATTATGTGTTCACTTttactattgatcaaacgtttgatttttttattcttctatCAAACACACACGTAATATATGGGAGGCTTGAGGGGAGGGGACgtgtatgagatttttgacttGCGTGCATGTCATCCAATTATCATCCAACGACAGTGACCGGATTTaattgatggaattaaaattttcaaacgtttgattaatAGACGGATCCATATGTGTTCTATATTTCATGCCAACCAGCTAGACGTCAAGAGTCTatatttacaatattttttaaaaaagtccatttgaaaattttaattaaaaaatataaaaataaaagaaattcgtaccCAAGTGTGATGTATTGAAGAAGCCACGTTATAGTGGCTAGGTGATTGGCCTTGtcgtagtatatatatacgccCGCGCATGTCAAGCTTAATCACTCCATCGATCGATAAAATCCAAAGCTTGCCGTGCTGGATGCAGATCGATCTCCCTTCGTCTTCCTGCATCCATCTGCAACAATTCTAGTACGGAGTAGTACGTAGTTTGTATTCTCTCGTGTTCTGCATGGCCGACCTGGCGTTGAGCACCGTGCACGCGCTGCTGGGCGTCATCCGCAAGGAGGCggagctcctcgccggcgtccgcgGCGACGTGCAGTTCATCAGGGACGAGATGGAGAGCATCAACGGCCTGCtccgccacctcgccggcaCCAAGGAGCGTGCCAGCGACCACCAGGTCCGAGCCTGGATCAAGCAGGTCATGGAGCTCGCCTACGACTCCAACAACTGCGTCGAGAGGTACGCGCGGACGCGCTCGGgtggcccccgccgccgcaaggGCTTCGTCGGCCGCCTCCGTCGCCTCGCCCGCCTGCCAAAGGCGATGTGGGTTCGCCGCCGCGTGGCCACCCGGATCCGGCAGCTCAAGGTCCGGGTGCGCGAGGTGGGCGAGCGGCAGCAGCGGTACGGCGTCGCCGTCCCGCCCAAGACTGAcggcgccagcgccggcgccgccgccgccgacaggAGCAGGCCACGGGAGTACTCGAGCTTGCCCCGCAAGATCGCCGGCGGTGATGCTTCCCGGCGCCAACGAGGCGCCGCGATCATCGCCGAGTGCGGGAAAGAACACATGCTGAAGGAGCGCGCCGACGAGTTGATCCGGTGGCTGGACATAGGAGTGGCACAGGACCTGGAACGACCGAAGCTCAGCctcgtggtcgtcgtcgcgcccgacGCCGCGGACGGCTCCACGCTCGCCACCAAAGTATACAGACACTACAAGCCGGCCGagcaaccaccaccaccaccttcctcctcctcctcctccgacacgccgccgccgcctccgccgttcCGTTGCAGGATCAGCGTCGGCGTCAACATCAATCGCCGCACGAATCTGGTGGAGGTGCTGATGGACATGCTTCGGCAGATCCAGTCCGAAGGCTGCGTTGCCGAGTCCATGGGCGACGACGTGCACACATGGAGCCTGGATACGCTCAAGGAGAAGGTGAAGAACTCCATGAGAGGCAAGAGGTCACTGGTCTTCATCACCAACGTGGACTATCTGAAACTGTGGTTCGATATCGGAGACTTGCTGGCGTCCATCGACTGCGACAAGGGCAGCGCCGTGGTGTTGTCCTCCAGGGACAGAGACGTGATCAACaagctggagctggagctggagcaACGGAAGAAGCAGGAGCAACGGAACAAGCAGCTTCCGCTCATGAAAACCATCTCCTACTCCTATGTCGAGTTCCACCACAACAAGGCCAAGCAGCTGCTCCCGAGTGACTACAGCAGCTCCGGCGATGGCGTCGTGAGGCAAATCCTCGGCAGGTGCGACATGGATGACAGCTTAGCGAGGGTCTTCCTCCACGCCCTGCACAATAACCCGAACCGGACGGAGGGTGAGCTCAAGACGCTGCTAGATAACCTCTCGCCGGAGCGATGCTCCAACGATCCCATGGAGAAGAGGGTCCGGCTGGCTGCCTTCTGCTACTACGGCTTGCCTGACCGGTACAAGAACTGCCTGTGGTACACGGCGGCGTTCGTCCGAGGGAGCTTTGACATCCGGCGGGCGAGCTTGACCAGGCGGTGGATCGCCGAGGGGTTGATCGTCAGGTCGGGCCAGCCGACCGAGCACGAGGAAGCGGAGAGTTGCGTCGATGCTCTCCTGTCCCTGAACCTCCTCATGCCCAGACAGCGCGAGCGCGGCGTCGTCGAAGGCAAGGTCAAGACCTGCTCCGTCAACACTCCGGTGATCGACATAATCAGCGGTGGCAGGAGCACCGTCGACGACTTCCTGGACACGAACGAGATGCCGCTCGACCCAGACCTCCACTTCTCCGTCCGCAACGGGATCCGGATCCGTCAGCTGGACGTGGCGGACGCCTCCGCGGCggagccgcggccgccgccgcccaagaAGCAGCTGGAAAGCGTCATGGAGTTCCTGCGCAAGCTGCCGGCTTCGTTGAGGCTGCGC is part of the Oryza brachyantha chromosome 11, ObraRS2, whole genome shotgun sequence genome and encodes:
- the LOC121055692 gene encoding disease resistance protein PIK6-NP-like — translated: MADLALSTVHALLGVIRKEAELLAGVRGDVQFIRDEMESINGLLRHLAGTKERASDHQVRAWIKQVMELAYDSNNCVERYARTRSGGPRRRKGFVGRLRRLARLPKAMWVRRRVATRIRQLKVRVREVGERQQRYGVAVPPKTDGASAGAAAADRSRPREYSSLPRKIAGGDASRRQRGAAIIAECGKEHMLKERADELIRWLDIGVAQDLERPKLSLVVVVAPDAADGSTLATKIQSEGCVAESMGDDVHTWSLDTLKEKVKNSMRGKRSLVFITNVDYLKLWFDIGDLLASIDCDKGSAVVLSSRDRDVINKLELELEQRKKQEQRNKQLPLMKTISYSYVEFHHNKAKQLLPSDYSSSGDGVVRQILGRCDMDDSLARVFLHALHNNPNRTEGELKTLLDNLSPERCSNDPMEKRVRLAAFCYYGLPDRYKNCLWYTAAFVRGSFDIRRASLTRRWIAEGLIVRSGQPTEHEEAESCVDALLSLNLLMPRQRERGVVEGKVKTCSVNTPVIDIISGGRSTVDDFLDTNEMPLDPDLHFSVRNGIRIRQLDVADASAAEPRPPPPKKQLESVMEFLRKLPASLRLRLLRVLDLDGCGVAVTKHHLNNICKIRKLRYLSLRGTNVAQLPKLLHRLELLETLDIRQTRVRVFDAALPRSLKHLLAGRIDCPSEQDAATVKAKQTFSTVSMPAGVPAGYLDKLEILSHVQVSDSREELAKLGENLKRLRKLGVVLCGGEKANLSDLFTQINHLHGTLRSLSIRMKPIACWGSNEVVLSTPPLLLESLRISGVRGWLPHRIKELKNLAKLTLRDTLLDAESLAVVGVLKGLRCLRLLYHSFHGGELAFGDDTFLSLAGLVVEDDMVTTIAFTPKAAPKLAKIIWSFTRMESMKGVKNLGSLRRVELNRLARNGDATNKYPQLKQELDEHPNKPKFVPRLIGPKEGDQV